In Humulus lupulus chromosome 7, drHumLupu1.1, whole genome shotgun sequence, the following are encoded in one genomic region:
- the LOC133791049 gene encoding histone H4 produces MSGRGKGGKGLGKGGAKRHRKVLRDNIQGITKPAIRRLARRGGVKRISGLIYEETRGVLKIFLENVIRDAVTYTEHARRKTVTAMDVVYALKRQGRTLYGFGG; encoded by the coding sequence ATGTCAGGTCGCGGAAAGGGAGGCAAGGGTTTGGGCAAGGGGGGCGCCAAGCGTCACAGAAAGGTCCTCAGGGATAACATCCAAGGTATCACAAAGCCTGCTATCCGTCGTTTGGCTCGTAGAGGTGGAGTTAAGCGTATCAGTGGCCTTATCTACGAGGAGACCAGAGGAGTCCTTAAGATCTTTTTGGAGAATGTTATCCGTGACGCTGTGACTTACACTGAGCACGCAAGGAGGAAGACCGTGACCGCCATGGATGTTGTTTATGCTTTGAAGAGGCAAGGAAGGACCCTTTACGGTTTCGGCGGTTAA